The following coding sequences are from one Geothrix sp. window:
- a CDS encoding exodeoxyribonuclease III gives MRFYSWNVNGFRSVLKKGFMDWLEETEPDALSLQEIRSEWEEVDLGVRRQLESAYDVCWFPATSKKGYAGSATLTKKDLGFKHTKGLGIEGYDAEGRMIVSRKDKLVFIAGYFPNASQGLVRLPFKRQFAKDLAAIVAKHHKAGDQVILTGDMNVAPEEIDLARPKDNTKNPGFTPEEREDFKLYLGAGLADVLRERNPTTPGLYTWWTARGGARERNVGWRIDLFLASRDLMKQVKDVRIHADVLGSDHCPISLELA, from the coding sequence ATGCGCTTCTACAGCTGGAATGTAAACGGCTTCCGCTCAGTCCTGAAGAAGGGCTTCATGGATTGGCTGGAGGAGACGGAGCCGGATGCACTCTCGCTCCAGGAGATCCGCTCCGAGTGGGAAGAGGTGGACCTCGGCGTGCGCCGGCAGCTGGAGAGCGCCTACGACGTGTGCTGGTTCCCCGCCACCAGCAAGAAGGGCTACGCGGGGTCGGCCACGCTCACGAAGAAGGACCTGGGCTTCAAGCACACCAAGGGATTGGGCATCGAGGGCTACGACGCCGAAGGGCGCATGATCGTCTCCCGGAAGGACAAGCTGGTCTTCATCGCGGGCTATTTCCCGAACGCCTCGCAGGGACTGGTGCGGCTGCCCTTCAAGCGCCAGTTCGCCAAGGATCTCGCGGCCATCGTGGCGAAGCATCACAAGGCGGGGGATCAGGTGATCCTCACCGGCGACATGAACGTGGCCCCGGAGGAGATCGATCTGGCCCGGCCCAAGGACAACACCAAGAACCCGGGCTTCACGCCGGAGGAACGCGAGGACTTCAAGCTCTACCTGGGCGCCGGTCTGGCGGACGTGCTGCGGGAGCGGAACCCGACCACACCCGGCCTCTACACCTGGTGGACGGCCCGCGGCGGGGCGCGGGAGCGGAACGTGGGCTGGAGGATCGACCTCTTCCTGGCCAGCCGCGACCTGATGAAGCAGGTGAAGGACGTCCGCATCCATGCCGATGTGCTGGGTTCGGATCACTGCCCCATCAGCCTCGAACTGGCATGA
- a CDS encoding DUF1844 domain-containing protein: MTPAVPEASLTALMHLLTEQALLSMGVPHPMVKEAPPANPAVARFYVDLLSVLKEKTEGSRSEAETAQLEEILYQLRMRVMDLKPAADTPAAPKS, encoded by the coding sequence ATGACTCCAGCGGTGCCGGAAGCCTCCTTGACGGCCCTGATGCACCTTCTGACCGAACAGGCTCTGCTGTCGATGGGCGTTCCACATCCGATGGTGAAGGAGGCCCCTCCTGCGAACCCTGCGGTGGCAAGGTTCTACGTCGACCTTCTCAGCGTGCTGAAGGAGAAGACGGAGGGATCGCGGTCGGAAGCTGAAACCGCCCAGCTGGAGGAAATCCTCTACCAGCTGCGCATGCGCGTGATGGATCTCAAACCTGCGGCGGACACGCCCGCGGCCCCGAAGTCATGA
- a CDS encoding arsenate reductase family protein — protein MTAVLWMKSSCTTCRNAKAKLAELGIAVEIRDYFKQPLEAAELDRLLPADPSPMLGTKSPRYKELGLKDRKLSKAEAISLMVADNNLLKRPILVHPKGVIIGFDAGAYATLVS, from the coding sequence GTGACGGCCGTGCTCTGGATGAAGTCGAGTTGTACCACCTGCCGCAACGCCAAGGCGAAACTGGCGGAGCTGGGCATCGCAGTCGAGATCCGCGACTACTTCAAGCAGCCCCTGGAGGCTGCAGAGCTGGACCGCCTGCTGCCGGCCGACCCCAGTCCCATGCTGGGCACCAAGAGCCCCAGGTACAAGGAACTCGGCCTGAAGGACCGCAAGCTCAGCAAAGCCGAGGCCATCAGCCTGATGGTCGCCGACAACAACCTGCTCAAGCGGCCCATCCTGGTGCACCCCAAGGGTGTGATCATTGGATTCGATGCGGGTGCCTATGCCACCCTGGTCTCCTGA
- a CDS encoding tetratricopeptide repeat protein: MGFLQAFRTALLLATMVASLAAAPSVPAARPVPLAPPLASSVNDPVPAIALSHRARHLMAALAKGDAEAVRAAQLEVEALRRTYSTLDVAPLVEAMALWARKQGMDGNVALGLEGLQAVERWAPEHPTLLGTRITLMRQQGIQGWLWSFPDLLRLTRHRMEHPAHRWLWMVQHLGMLRLAATLLLWGWALTMGLRYRNVLRHLWEEPLKRRGVSPILAALLGALILTAPVILGLDPMVAAILWLFLLAPFLLAAEVKVTAFILVLQLVHPALAALEPWAAREPQPSLMTLQLQPQVQPISPSTLRLLPPSDQAFLAGWSQLQNQDWKAAETTFQGLVGRHPDQAAVLNNLGVAKCQSGDGPGADKAFEMALLAGPKMEVLLNQSILAFNRLDTAQGASKRDDAQAAAPEAYALLIALNDAQKEVRTYPIPLPDTPERVQALAEAAGGSRGVEAFRLTERAFLFALLLPILGLIAFLARVRASVRMAHPTQCVRCGEPFHTTDSPDTEVCQKCHHLFVLRDGLHAENRRKKLDEVAGHQQATRWMHKSLIVLLPGCDLSFLGETREGLVEFLPFCLAVGMVLATGRSVRYPGEILADPTSTWLAVGAALVALYYVRSWLKLVLRRV, encoded by the coding sequence ATGGGATTCTTGCAGGCCTTCCGGACGGCTCTCCTGTTGGCCACCATGGTCGCGTCTCTCGCTGCGGCGCCTTCGGTTCCGGCGGCCCGACCCGTGCCGCTGGCCCCCCCCCTGGCATCTTCCGTGAACGACCCGGTGCCGGCCATCGCGCTCAGCCACCGGGCACGGCATCTGATGGCCGCCCTCGCCAAGGGCGATGCGGAGGCTGTCCGTGCGGCGCAGCTGGAAGTCGAGGCCCTCCGCCGGACCTACTCCACGCTGGATGTGGCCCCCCTGGTCGAGGCCATGGCCCTCTGGGCCCGCAAACAGGGCATGGATGGAAACGTGGCCCTGGGGCTGGAGGGACTGCAAGCCGTCGAGCGCTGGGCCCCGGAACACCCGACCCTGCTGGGTACGCGCATCACCCTCATGAGGCAGCAGGGGATCCAGGGCTGGCTCTGGAGTTTCCCCGACCTCCTGAGGCTGACCCGGCATCGCATGGAACACCCAGCCCATCGTTGGCTCTGGATGGTCCAGCACCTCGGCATGCTCCGTCTCGCCGCGACCCTGCTCCTCTGGGGCTGGGCCCTGACCATGGGCCTCCGGTACCGCAACGTCCTCCGGCACCTGTGGGAGGAACCTCTCAAGCGCCGGGGCGTTTCCCCGATCCTAGCCGCCCTCCTGGGGGCCCTGATCCTGACCGCGCCCGTCATCCTGGGCCTGGACCCGATGGTGGCGGCCATCCTCTGGCTCTTCCTGCTCGCCCCCTTCCTGCTCGCCGCCGAGGTGAAGGTGACGGCCTTCATCCTGGTGCTGCAGCTGGTCCATCCGGCCCTGGCCGCCCTCGAACCCTGGGCCGCCCGGGAACCCCAGCCCAGCCTCATGACGCTGCAACTGCAGCCCCAGGTCCAGCCGATCTCCCCATCGACCCTCCGGCTGCTTCCGCCCTCCGACCAGGCCTTCCTGGCCGGCTGGAGCCAGCTGCAGAACCAGGACTGGAAAGCTGCAGAGACCACCTTCCAGGGCTTGGTAGGTCGGCACCCCGACCAGGCCGCCGTACTCAACAACCTCGGTGTGGCCAAGTGCCAGTCGGGCGATGGGCCCGGCGCCGACAAGGCCTTCGAGATGGCGCTCCTGGCCGGGCCGAAGATGGAGGTCCTGCTGAACCAGAGCATCCTCGCCTTCAACCGGTTGGATACCGCCCAGGGGGCCTCCAAGCGGGATGATGCCCAGGCGGCCGCACCTGAGGCCTACGCGCTTCTGATCGCGCTGAACGACGCGCAGAAGGAAGTCCGGACCTATCCGATCCCCCTTCCGGACACGCCGGAGCGGGTGCAGGCCCTGGCGGAAGCCGCCGGGGGAAGCCGGGGGGTCGAGGCCTTCCGCCTCACGGAACGAGCCTTCCTGTTCGCCCTGCTGCTGCCCATCCTCGGCCTCATCGCCTTCCTCGCGCGAGTCAGGGCCAGCGTCCGCATGGCGCATCCGACCCAGTGCGTCCGCTGCGGCGAGCCGTTCCACACCACGGACAGCCCTGATACCGAGGTCTGCCAGAAATGCCACCACCTCTTCGTCCTGCGGGACGGCCTCCACGCGGAGAACCGCCGGAAGAAGCTCGACGAGGTGGCGGGCCACCAGCAGGCCACGCGCTGGATGCACAAGTCGCTCATCGTCCTGCTGCCCGGTTGCGACCTCTCCTTCCTGGGAGAGACCCGCGAAGGGCTGGTCGAGTTCCTGCCCTTCTGCCTGGCGGTGGGGATGGTTCTCGCCACAGGCCGCTCGGTGCGCTATCCCGGTGAGATCCTGGCGGATCCCACCTCCACCTGGCTGGCCGTGGGTGCCGCCCTCGTGGCCCTCTACTACGTCCGCTCCTGGCTGAAGCTCGTCTTGAGGAGGGTCTGA
- a CDS encoding thymidine kinase translates to MFVHQRQGSLEVICGPMFSGKSEELIRRIKRAIIGKQKVQVFKPALDDRYDASAIASHSQRKHEAIPVKDTVELARLLDPEAQVVALDEVQFMDEGLIPIIEDLANRGVRVIAGGLDQDSNGEPFGIMPLLLAKAEYVTKLQAICMVCGALAGRTQRMVHTGGQVLVGAAEAYEARCRHCHEVPHATGDRLLEDLTQRS, encoded by the coding sequence ATGTTCGTGCACCAGCGCCAGGGTTCCCTGGAGGTGATCTGCGGTCCCATGTTCTCCGGCAAGTCCGAGGAACTCATCCGGCGCATCAAGCGGGCCATCATCGGCAAGCAGAAGGTCCAGGTCTTCAAGCCGGCCCTGGACGACCGCTACGATGCCTCCGCCATCGCGAGCCACAGCCAGCGCAAGCACGAGGCCATCCCGGTGAAGGACACCGTGGAACTGGCCCGCCTTCTCGATCCCGAGGCGCAGGTGGTGGCTCTGGACGAGGTGCAGTTCATGGACGAGGGGCTCATCCCCATCATCGAGGACCTGGCCAACCGCGGCGTGCGCGTCATTGCCGGGGGGCTCGACCAGGACTCGAACGGCGAACCCTTCGGCATCATGCCGCTGCTGCTGGCAAAGGCGGAGTATGTCACCAAGCTGCAGGCCATCTGCATGGTCTGCGGAGCCCTTGCCGGCCGCACCCAGCGCATGGTGCACACCGGCGGCCAGGTGCTGGTGGGTGCCGCGGAAGCCTACGAGGCCCGCTGCCGCCACTGCCACGAAGTGCCCCACGCCACCGGGGACCGGCTGCTCGAGGATCTTACCCAGAGGTCGTGA
- a CDS encoding DUF4388 domain-containing protein → MALEGSLRDFDLFSLFNMIKIQGKNGTLVLSQGQEFVKVFFENGEIVGCDSNQVRMEDRLGTMLVRLGRLTGEELLGMVQVQRQTLKRMGTLLLESGKVTPSDLQDALFNQATSILHRTFRWVEGDYRFDSMLPPDLDRDHFVPIPVDTVLMEAARIQDEWPEVERRLPGMDVPLGKSPRAQSLHLDIDRDVSSVLDGKGQMQHGTSGLTHEQEMVLSYFDHAQAIKDVVQVSRYEELDTCKAIADLIEAGLLEPITGDAPKVVRPWVVDGHPDLVPGEWEASRFLWPIVALAFVVPLALYVPHHRGSMNMGLASLQPVDVRVVPEGPTRLRQAWALRLASPKDGGVMLAKALGRPLDGMNPVPDLSKFPDPMAQPVAPPPEPAPTPKK, encoded by the coding sequence ATGGCGCTGGAAGGATCCCTCCGGGACTTCGACCTCTTCTCCCTGTTCAACATGATCAAGATCCAGGGGAAGAACGGCACCCTGGTGCTCTCTCAGGGCCAGGAGTTCGTCAAAGTCTTCTTCGAGAACGGCGAGATCGTGGGTTGCGATTCGAACCAGGTCCGCATGGAAGACCGGCTCGGCACCATGCTGGTCCGCCTTGGGCGCCTGACGGGTGAGGAACTCCTGGGCATGGTCCAGGTCCAGCGTCAGACCCTCAAGCGCATGGGAACCCTCCTGCTGGAAAGCGGCAAGGTCACGCCTTCGGATCTGCAGGACGCCCTGTTCAACCAGGCCACGTCGATCCTCCATCGCACCTTCCGGTGGGTGGAGGGCGACTACCGCTTCGATTCCATGCTGCCGCCGGACCTCGACCGCGACCATTTCGTCCCGATCCCGGTGGACACCGTGCTGATGGAGGCGGCCCGGATCCAGGACGAGTGGCCGGAGGTGGAGCGGCGCCTGCCCGGCATGGACGTGCCACTTGGCAAGTCTCCGCGCGCCCAGTCCCTCCACCTCGACATCGACCGGGACGTGTCGTCCGTTCTGGACGGCAAGGGGCAGATGCAGCACGGAACCTCCGGGCTCACCCATGAGCAGGAGATGGTGCTCTCGTATTTCGACCATGCCCAGGCCATCAAGGATGTGGTCCAGGTCAGCCGCTACGAGGAACTGGATACTTGCAAGGCCATCGCCGACCTCATCGAAGCCGGATTGCTGGAACCCATCACCGGCGACGCCCCGAAGGTGGTGCGCCCCTGGGTGGTGGATGGCCATCCCGATCTGGTGCCCGGGGAATGGGAGGCCAGCCGCTTCCTCTGGCCCATCGTGGCCCTGGCGTTCGTGGTGCCTCTCGCCCTGTATGTTCCCCACCATCGCGGTTCCATGAACATGGGACTCGCCAGCCTCCAGCCCGTGGACGTGCGGGTGGTGCCCGAGGGGCCGACGCGGCTCCGGCAGGCCTGGGCCCTGCGGTTGGCCTCGCCGAAGGACGGTGGTGTCATGCTGGCCAAGGCCCTGGGACGCCCCCTGGATGGAATGAACCCCGTCCCGGACCTCTCGAAATTCCCGGATCCCATGGCCCAGCCGGTCGCGCCGCCTCCGGAACCTGCCCCCACCCCCAAGAAGTAA
- a CDS encoding universal stress protein has translation MITRVLVGVDFSEASKQALERAGSWAAQCGVPLVAMHVLQPPAPMLPEAQIALPDPAWLHTMEDHAREQLEGWVKPFPGASVIVKWGGPAEELVSEADPKTLLVVAQVGHSTLERLLFGSTAARVVRLAPCDVLVVRTEKAN, from the coding sequence ATGATCACGCGGGTGCTGGTGGGGGTGGATTTCTCCGAGGCCTCGAAGCAGGCCCTGGAGCGGGCCGGCAGCTGGGCCGCCCAGTGCGGCGTGCCCCTGGTGGCCATGCACGTCCTTCAGCCCCCGGCGCCCATGCTGCCTGAGGCCCAGATCGCCCTGCCCGACCCCGCCTGGCTGCACACCATGGAGGACCACGCCCGGGAGCAGCTGGAGGGCTGGGTCAAGCCCTTCCCCGGGGCCTCCGTCATCGTGAAATGGGGTGGCCCGGCGGAGGAGCTGGTCTCCGAGGCCGATCCGAAGACCCTGCTGGTGGTGGCCCAGGTGGGCCACTCCACCCTGGAGCGCCTGCTCTTCGGCAGCACCGCCGCCCGGGTGGTGCGCCTGGCGCCCTGCGACGTGCTGGTGGTGCGAACGGAGAAGGCGAATTGA
- a CDS encoding pirin family protein: MSPKPVASLVTGLPTQDGNRVPLVRLVPGRGQHGTEAFRAMDPFLLMDHFGPMVLPPGTDAGFPPHPHRGFQTLTYLIQGAFKHRDSTGGSGLLRPGGAQLMNAGAGIVHEEMPVPEHLETGGPIEGVQLWINLPKADKWSQPGYTDLQPESMPWTVLPGGRIRVLAGSWAGVTGPARTPARIAYAHLELAAGGRFQQTIPEGWTAAVVPLHGSVRLEGTEVPADTVALLGNGESLALEALTPVSLMLLAGEPLREPIAHYGPFVMNTREELEQAVLDYQQGRMGHLD, translated from the coding sequence ATGAGCCCCAAACCCGTTGCCTCCCTTGTGACCGGACTGCCCACGCAGGACGGGAACCGCGTGCCCCTGGTCCGTCTGGTGCCCGGCCGGGGCCAGCATGGCACCGAGGCTTTCCGCGCCATGGACCCCTTCCTGCTCATGGACCACTTCGGACCCATGGTGCTGCCGCCGGGCACGGATGCGGGCTTCCCGCCCCACCCCCACCGGGGCTTCCAGACCCTCACCTACCTGATCCAGGGCGCGTTCAAACACCGGGACAGCACAGGCGGCTCCGGCCTGCTGCGGCCCGGTGGCGCCCAGCTCATGAATGCGGGCGCAGGCATCGTCCACGAGGAGATGCCGGTGCCTGAGCACCTGGAGACGGGCGGGCCCATCGAGGGCGTCCAGCTCTGGATCAACCTGCCGAAGGCGGACAAATGGAGCCAGCCCGGCTACACGGACCTGCAGCCCGAGAGCATGCCCTGGACGGTCCTTCCGGGCGGCCGCATCCGCGTGTTGGCGGGCTCTTGGGCCGGCGTCACCGGCCCGGCCCGCACTCCCGCCCGGATCGCCTACGCGCACCTGGAGCTGGCGGCTGGCGGGCGCTTCCAGCAGACCATTCCGGAAGGCTGGACGGCGGCCGTGGTGCCCCTGCACGGTTCGGTCCGCCTAGAAGGCACTGAGGTGCCTGCGGACACCGTGGCCCTGCTGGGGAACGGCGAATCCCTGGCGCTGGAGGCCCTCACGCCCGTGAGCCTCATGCTGCTGGCGGGCGAGCCGCTCCGCGAGCCCATCGCCCACTACGGCCCCTTCGTGATGAACACCCGGGAGGAACTTGAGCAGGCGGTCCTGGACTACCAGCAGGGACGCATGGGCCACCTGGACTGA
- a CDS encoding acyl-CoA dehydrogenase family protein, translating into MAGAYATFTHITDYMGFEGLLTDEERMIRESARKFINAEVLPIIEQHAQAQTFPKHLIPMMGELGFYGPSLPEEYGCMGVSNVAYGLLMYELERGDSGLRSFASVQGSLVMWPIYAYGSEEQRKHWLPKLATGEKVGCFGLTEPDFGSNPGGMLTKAVREPGGKWRINGTKMWITNGTVADVAVVWAQTEDGIRGFLVEKGTPGFSAPEMKGKWSLRASTTSELVLEDVIVDEAKSLLPNVKGLKGPLGCLTQARYGIAWGALGAADACYQCALDYAKSRIQFDKPIASYQLQQEKLAWMVTELTKGQLLVHQLGRLKDAKTYTTAQVSMAKMNNVNVSLEICRKARTILGANGILDEYPIMRHMANLESVYTYEGTHDMHTLIIGQEVTGIPAYR; encoded by the coding sequence ATGGCTGGCGCCTACGCCACCTTCACCCACATCACCGACTACATGGGCTTCGAGGGCCTGCTCACCGACGAGGAGCGGATGATCCGCGAGTCGGCCCGCAAGTTCATCAACGCTGAAGTCCTGCCCATCATCGAGCAGCACGCCCAGGCCCAGACCTTCCCCAAGCACCTCATCCCCATGATGGGTGAGTTGGGCTTCTACGGTCCCTCGCTGCCGGAGGAATACGGCTGCATGGGTGTCTCCAACGTGGCCTATGGCCTCCTGATGTACGAGCTGGAGCGCGGTGACTCTGGCCTGCGCTCCTTCGCTTCGGTGCAGGGCAGCCTGGTCATGTGGCCCATCTACGCCTACGGCAGCGAGGAGCAGCGGAAGCACTGGCTGCCCAAGTTGGCGACTGGCGAGAAGGTCGGCTGCTTTGGCCTCACCGAGCCCGACTTCGGCTCAAACCCTGGCGGCATGCTCACCAAGGCCGTGCGCGAGCCCGGCGGCAAGTGGCGCATCAACGGCACCAAGATGTGGATCACCAATGGGACCGTCGCCGACGTGGCCGTGGTCTGGGCCCAGACTGAGGATGGCATCCGCGGCTTCCTGGTCGAGAAGGGCACTCCCGGCTTCAGCGCCCCCGAGATGAAGGGCAAGTGGAGCCTGCGGGCCAGCACCACGTCGGAGCTCGTCCTCGAGGACGTGATCGTGGACGAGGCCAAGTCCCTGCTGCCCAACGTGAAGGGCCTTAAGGGCCCCCTGGGCTGCCTCACCCAGGCCCGCTACGGCATCGCCTGGGGCGCCCTGGGCGCCGCGGACGCCTGCTACCAGTGCGCGCTCGATTACGCGAAGAGCCGCATCCAGTTCGACAAGCCCATCGCCAGCTACCAGCTGCAGCAGGAAAAGCTGGCCTGGATGGTCACCGAGCTCACCAAGGGACAGCTGCTGGTCCACCAGCTGGGCCGCCTCAAGGACGCCAAGACCTACACCACCGCCCAGGTCTCCATGGCGAAGATGAACAACGTGAACGTGTCTCTCGAGATCTGCCGCAAGGCCCGCACCATCCTCGGCGCCAACGGCATCCTGGACGAGTACCCCATCATGCGCCACATGGCCAACCTCGAAAGCGTCTACACCTACGAGGGCACGCACGACATGCACACCCTCATCATCGGCCAGGAGGTCACGGGGATTCCGGCTTACCGCTAA
- a CDS encoding carboxypeptidase regulatory-like domain-containing protein: MRRLALALMLPAICLSVHAEQTGRISGKVLNKEGKPIPGSKVNLKRVDRNWSKDLIPDKNGNFLQVGLEPKDFTMTVTAEGYVTYTESPVKIPLADVIVKNITLLTPAEARTQALTAGGQQASSEDPGASLDIAGRDAFNSAIPLYNEGKYEEALPLVDKAFKTLTEAKDKLKDDQAKADLAPELLKIERVLGICIAQAGSKKEEAEPYLLKALERNPKDERVILGLIETSKAKADKAAEQKYTTLLETLQGPNPDLIYNKGVEAFNAGKTKEAKAHLTKALEVDPKYAEAHFLLAMVEFGENNLKGTKHNLQKYVELAPNGKNAATAKDMLKDPSLKNIK, translated from the coding sequence ATGCGACGCCTCGCTCTCGCGCTTATGCTCCCCGCCATTTGCCTATCGGTCCACGCAGAACAGACCGGCCGGATTTCCGGAAAGGTCCTCAACAAGGAGGGCAAGCCCATCCCCGGTTCCAAGGTCAACCTCAAGCGGGTCGACCGCAACTGGAGCAAGGACCTCATTCCGGACAAGAATGGCAACTTCCTGCAGGTGGGCCTGGAACCCAAGGACTTCACCATGACGGTCACGGCTGAAGGCTATGTCACCTACACGGAATCGCCTGTGAAGATTCCGCTCGCAGATGTCATCGTCAAGAACATCACCCTCCTGACGCCTGCGGAGGCCAGAACACAGGCCCTCACGGCTGGAGGCCAGCAGGCCAGCTCCGAGGATCCTGGTGCGTCTCTGGATATCGCAGGCCGAGATGCCTTCAACTCGGCCATTCCGCTCTACAACGAGGGGAAGTACGAGGAAGCCCTCCCACTGGTCGACAAGGCGTTCAAGACGCTCACGGAAGCCAAGGACAAGTTGAAGGACGATCAGGCCAAGGCCGACCTCGCCCCCGAACTCCTCAAGATCGAACGCGTGCTGGGCATCTGCATCGCCCAGGCCGGTTCCAAGAAGGAGGAGGCTGAGCCCTACCTCCTGAAGGCGCTGGAGCGCAATCCCAAGGACGAGCGAGTGATCCTCGGCCTCATCGAGACCAGCAAGGCCAAGGCCGACAAGGCTGCCGAGCAGAAGTACACCACCCTGCTCGAGACCCTCCAGGGGCCGAACCCGGACCTGATCTACAACAAGGGCGTGGAGGCCTTCAATGCGGGGAAGACCAAGGAGGCCAAGGCCCACCTGACCAAGGCCCTCGAAGTCGACCCGAAGTATGCCGAGGCGCACTTCCTCCTGGCCATGGTCGAGTTCGGCGAGAACAACCTCAAAGGCACCAAGCACAACCTGCAGAAGTACGTGGAACTGGCTCCCAACGGGAAGAACGCCGCCACCGCCAAGGACATGCTGAAGGATCCCTCCCTCAAGAACATCAAGTAG
- a CDS encoding pirin family protein: MITLRPAESRGHIDFGWLDTHHTFSFGDYFDPEHTQFRALRVLNEDRVQPGRGFGTHSHRDMEILTWVLSGALEHRDSLGTHGVIRPGEAQVMSAGTGIRHSEFNASAAEPVHFLQIWILPERQGLAPRYDQVAFQEADLRNHLHLIASPDGADGSVRLFQDVKVFAARLDAGREIEATIPPGRAGFLQVAAGSVTLQGRTLNAGDAARIEGEPSLAVVAGVPAEILFFDLA, encoded by the coding sequence ATGATCACGCTTCGACCCGCCGAATCCCGGGGCCACATCGATTTCGGATGGCTGGACACACACCACACCTTCTCTTTTGGCGACTACTTTGACCCCGAGCACACCCAGTTCCGGGCCCTGCGGGTCCTGAACGAGGACCGTGTCCAGCCCGGCAGGGGCTTCGGCACCCACAGCCACCGGGACATGGAGATCCTGACCTGGGTGCTCTCCGGGGCCCTGGAACACCGGGACAGCCTGGGCACCCACGGCGTCATCCGGCCCGGTGAAGCCCAGGTCATGAGCGCGGGCACCGGCATCCGCCACAGCGAGTTCAATGCCTCGGCCGCGGAGCCGGTCCACTTCCTCCAGATCTGGATCCTGCCGGAGCGGCAGGGCCTGGCGCCCCGCTATGACCAGGTGGCCTTCCAGGAAGCGGATCTGCGCAACCACCTGCACTTGATCGCCAGTCCCGATGGCGCCGATGGCTCCGTCCGGCTGTTCCAGGACGTGAAGGTCTTCGCCGCCCGCCTGGATGCGGGGCGCGAGATCGAGGCCACGATCCCACCAGGTCGGGCGGGCTTCCTCCAAGTGGCCGCCGGGTCCGTCACGCTCCAGGGGCGGACCCTGAACGCCGGGGACGCCGCGCGCATCGAAGGTGAGCCCTCTCTTGCCGTGGTGGCCGGAGTGCCCGCCGAGATCCTGTTCTTCGACCTTGCCTGA